A single window of Cryptococcus depauperatus CBS 7841 chromosome 2, complete sequence DNA harbors:
- a CDS encoding glucose-6-phosphate isomerase, with protein MSGKPASQLQAWKKLESLHSSKASKLVLKELFAADPKRFSNLSKSFTSSAPNVSILLDYSKNLVDDEVLSTLFDLAREANVESFRDEMFAGKHINTSEGRAVLHVALRNPPADKGGFKISEAGVDEVHSVLAHMKEFSNAVRSGAWKGYTGKAIDTIVNIGIGGSDLGPVMVCEALKYYSKRDLKTYFVSNIDGTDMAEVLKICNRESTLFIVASKTFTTQETITNAESAKSWFLEEAKDKAHVAKHFVALSTNTKGVTEFGISEANMFQFWDWVGGRYSLWSAIGLSICLAIGYDNFQELLNGAHAMDKHFKETKLEENLPVILALIGIWYNDFYGSQTQALLPYDQYLKKFADYFQQGDMESNGKSVTKDGSRVNYETGPIIWGQSGTNGQHAFYQLIHQGTKLIPCDFLAPVETLNPISGGKHHEILLSNFFAQPEALAFGKTEEQVIQELGSEQSKNSALVKSKIFEGNKPTNSIMFQKLTPSTLGALIALYEHKIHVQGAIWGINSYDQMGVELGKVLAKAILKQLGSEKDVQGHDSSTTGLIHWYQKNRK; from the exons ATGTCTGGAAAACCTGCTTCTC AACTCCAGGCCTGGAAGAAACTTGAGTCTCTCCACTCCTCCAAGGCTTCCAAGCTCGTCTTGAAGGAGCTCTTTGCTGCAGACCCGAAACGATTTTCCAATCTCTCAAAGTCATTCACCTCCTCTGCCCCAAACGTGTCTATCCTCCTTGACTACTCCAAGAATCTTGTTGACGATGAAGTCCTCTCTACTCTCTTTGATCTCGCCCGTGAGGCCAATGTGGAGTCTTTCAGAGATGAAATGTTTGCCGGTAAACATATCAACACTTCCGAAGGTCGAGCGGTCTTGCACGTTGCTCTTCGTAACCCGCCAGCCGACAAGGgtggcttcaaaatctctGAAGCTGGTGTTGACGAGGTCCACTCTGTTCTGGCTCACATGAAGGAGTTTTCTAACGCCGTTCGCTCGGGTGCTTGGAAGGGCTACACTGGTAAGGCGATCGACACCATTGTTAACATTGGTATTGGTGGTTCTGATCTTGGACCCGTCATGGTCTGCGAGGCACTCAAGTACTACAGCAAGAGGGACTTGAAGACCTACTTTGTTTCCAATATTGATGGTACGGACATGGCCGAGGTTCTCAAAATTTGCAACCGGGAGAGCACCCTATTTATCGTTGCTTCTAAAACTTTTACTACCCAAGAAACCATTACCAATGCTGAGAGCGCAAAGTCATGGTTCCTTGAGGAAGCTAAAGAC AAGGCTCATGTTGCCAAACACTTTGTTGCCCTTTCCACAAACACCAAGGGTGTTACCGAGTTTGGTATCTCCGAGGCCAACATGTTTCAATTCTGGGACTGGGTTGGTGGCAGATACTCTTTATGGTCCGCTATTGGTCTGTCCATCTGCTTGGCTATCGGTTATGACAACTTCCAAGAGTTGCTCAATGGCGCCCATGCTATGGATAAGCATTTCAAAGAGACTAAATTAGAGGAGAACCTGCCTGTCATCTTGGCTTTAATTGGCATCTGGTACAATGACTTTTATG GTTCTCAGACCCAGGCCCTTTTGCCCTATGATCAGTACCTCAAAAAATTTGCCGATTACTTCCAGCAAGGCGATATGGAATCAAATGGCAAGAGTGTTACCAAGGATGGTTCTCGAGTCAACTATGAGACTGGC CCTATCATTTGGGGTCAAAGTGGTACCAACGGCCAGCACGCATTTTACCAATTGATACATCAAGGCACCAAGCTCATCCCTTG TGACTTCCTTGCCCCTGTAGAAACTCTTAACCCTATCTCCGGCGGCAAACATCATGAAATTCTCCTTTCTAATTTCTTTGCTCAGCCGGA AGCTCTTGCCTTTGGTAAGACTGAAGAACAGGTCATCCAGGAGCTCGGTTCCGAGCAATCCAAGAACAGTGCCCTCGTCAAGTCTAAAATCTTTGAAGGCAACAAGCCTACCAACTCTATCATGTTCCAAAAACTCACTCCCTCCACTCTTGGTGCTCTTATTGCTCTTTACGAACATAAGATCCATGTTCAGGGCGCGATCTGGGGTATCAATTCCTATGACCAAATGGGTGTTGAGCTCGGCAAAGTCTTGGCCAAGGCTATATTGAAACAACTTGGAAGTGAAAAAGATGTGCAGGGCCACGATTCTTCC ACCACCGGTCTCATCCACTGGTATCagaaaaatagaaaataG